AATGtaatctatataaaaataaatagattaaaatatttttttcaaataggctgaatttcttttcaaaaacaattatataataaaatattcatattttatttagtaaaGAGCCTTGATGTTTCATTCCTTATCCACTAGGCAGATACAAGAAAATCTGGGGTAAGTTAGTGGAGGGGATAATACAATTACTAAGCTGTGGTACATTAGCGGAAGGATGCTGGGTAAGTTCATGGAAGGATATGTAATACAACAGTCTTACTAAGCTGTTTTGGTATACTGGACCACTGTgcaaaatacatttctgaatTCTaccctcaaatataaattaagtgGGAATGCAGAAAACTCTGTCAGGCCAAGTCtcctaatttatattaaaaaagggggggaggggacacaaataaactagatacaactatttatttaagtgaaaaaGTACTACTACTTATATCCTATatgtatcaagagtcagatttcCTACCTAGTACAAATACTTCACCAGCCTAATAAAAATAACGTGTCTAAATTATGCCAGGATTAGCCAAAGACCATATTGTTATGGCGGAggtactttggaaaacagtttggcagttcctcaaaaaattaagcatagaGTTATCATAcacccagcaattacacttctaGGTAGTTGCCCAagtgaaatgaaattatatgtccacacaaaaacttgtatatgaatgttaTTAACAGTATTACTCATGAcagccccaaaataaaaacaacctaaatgcccaccaGCTGAtgaataggaaaacaaaataaggtatatccatataatgaagTACTATTtggtaataaaaagaaatcctgatacatgctacaacataaattaacatttaaaaaagtagctAATTGCAAGaaggcagtcacaaaaggccacacgatatgattccatttacatgaaatgagCACAAaagacaaatccatagagacataaagtagattagtggttgatgggttgggaggagggaaagagagactgcTGATAAGTATGGGCTCCTTTCTGGGGTGATGACAGGGTTTTGAGTTATATAGTGgtaatggctgcacaactctgtaaatatacctGAAGCCACTggactgtatactttaaaagagtgtattttatggtatgtgaattatatcttgataaagctgttactttaaaaagaagaaaaagtgaataaactgaAAAGCCTAATTCTTAGTCAggatatgaatattttcattgtgtattttattaataacacCAGGGCTATCGCAGGAAAATCATAAATTGGGTAAAGGCACAGGTACCACAGGATTCTAGGAGACTTTTCCCAAAATACAGGACTTCCTTGAGaggaattaaaatgaaaccaaaatgtACCACAAATTTCTGCTTTCTCTACTCTCTGTTCTACATATCTGTCATCCTTATCCATGTTTCTACTTCTGGCCTATTAGATTTGAATAATGGATCCAAACACGCGACACTCAAGCCCCCTTTATATAATAATATCCCAGATTAAATAAGAACTGAACGTGAGAATTACAGAATATCAGAATATCAGAATAACAGAGACCTCATATGATTATTTCCCTCCCCTCTCATCTGCTGAATTAGGCCCAtgtattccaggaatgcaagttattttaaattatgagataaaagataaaatatttcttctagaattatttattgctttttaaaaaccttgttcTAAACTGCCACACCAACTAAAATGAATAGAAATGCCAAGATGGTTCAgacaaataataaaggaaaagcgCCAGTTCTATTGTCATTATTTGTCTAACCCAACATCATTTTTGGCTTCAAACAGCAATCAAATACTTTGATACTGATaggagacaatttttttttcaaagataactCTGCTATATAAAGTTCAGCTTAAGATCAGACACAAACCTTAAATCTAGCCATGCAATAGCAACAGCACAATCCTACAGCTGTCCTCTCAGCCCTGAGGTACACTGACTGGATGGATGGCCTTAATTCAGATGAATTTCCTTTAGAGTAACACCTGGATgtcatatatttcattatttctatctTTCTGAGAATAATAAAGGCCTGAATTCTAGcaaactgagccaatggtttcaTAAGTGTTGACGGCGCAGAATTCTCTGACGTACATGGATGAGGGACTCTCTGTCACCTCATGTGCCATACCTGGTATGCACTGTGCTGTGGCCTCAGTGGTTATGGTTGGAGCAACTGGGGGCTGCTGCTGACTGGAGCTCACTTCTGGCTCTGTGTTAACTGAGGGAGAAAGAGCTACCTCACAAGAGGAGACCTGGCTGGGCAGATGGGGCAGGAACTCTTCAGAAGCAATTTGGTCATCTTGTCCAGGCAGTTGCAGGGCAGACAAAGGGATGCTGATCTGTTTATTAGGATGGGAAGTGCTCACAGGCATCTGCATGGCCACCTGCTGGTTTGTGCCATGGGCACTGGGAGGTCCTCTGTTTGGTGAAGCCAGAGATACCCTGGCAGTCTTCTGGACGATCGGTCTGGACATCACAGAGGGGGATGCAGACGCACCATGtgggtccagctctgtgctgatggcagatgTTACATGGGGAATCAGCTTAGCAGACCCTATACAAGAGGGACCAGCATGACTCTGAGGCTTGGGTTTTGCCATCTGTGTCAATGACAGGGCTGGTCCGTCTACCCCTCCAGTCAGCTCTGCATTCGCCACAATGTAATAATCCTCGGGAATCTCttgtttgattttcttaatgatgACATCATTGCTGCATTCATCAACCATTTGAGCTTGGGAGCTGGAATGGAGAGAAGATGGAACTATTCCAGGCCTTTTTCGAGCAATGGTTTGAGGCCTTTGGGTTTGGGGTTCAAAGTCACTATCCTCATCTGTAACAgaagactcacaaaccatgtcaAACAGGgtgttttcatcttcatattCTTCAACAGCTTCATCCAGTTCAGAGGGCTCACTGCAATAAGAGAAGTCACAAGAGTCTCTGGTCCGATTACAGTCTAGCTTCGCTTTCACTGGTCTCCCAGGGTACCTTTCAACAGGGCTAGTTTGTGTCTCGGAGGGCACTCCGATTATACTGGGACTATCAGAGTTAAAACTTCTGTTATCCTGGAAACAGACCCTTTCTTGGGACCCAGCTCTGCAAGTAGCTGTCAATGGCCAGTGATAAGCATGGCCAGCACTACAGCCCCACATTGCTGTGAGGTTCCCATGGGAACCTTCTGAAAGCAAGTGTTTCAGGTTTGGAATGAGGCTGCAAATGGTCCCATGGCTGTGGGCCCAGCTGACCAATTTGGACAGATTCTCAGATGAGGTATGAAGGCAATCCTCCATGTTACAGGATCAGCAGTGTCTTTCCTAAagggaaataatcaaaataagaaGCCATTATTACCCAAGATATTCCCGTATCTCCATCATTTCAATATCCTTGAACTATGATCATGtggcataaaaaagaaatgcacttcaAAACTTTATCTAGTTAATACTGCTGCACATGGGCAGGGACTGGAAGAGAATACAGGGGAAAGTAAAAAACAGTTGATGCCTTATGGCTGTGAAACAAGAAGATTTTTGTCCGTTTCCTTCAATGTTATAATATCTACATAAAAAGTAATATCTGCATAAGAAAaaatgtgggaaagaaaaaaaaacaagcaataaaaaagAGGTGAGGTTTGTCATGGTACATTTTACTTCCAAAGTCACAAAAAGAGGCTCAGTCAGCCCCTTAAGAGTAAAATGTATGCATTATTTGTATTAACCAAGAAAATGCACTTCCAACTTTACACTCTGCCATCAGAAACTTCATTACTGAAGGCAGAACCAACAAAGGCTGAGATCCATTCTAGGATGAGTTACAGAAGGGAAGTCAATCCTCTGCTGGGCACCAGAAAGCAATGATGCAACTAAGAGTCCAAGGAAAGAATCAAACGCTGAAGTGCAGAAGAAAAGTCTAATAGAGAAAGGAGAATGGACTGGGAGGAGAGCCACTAGAGTGCACCTGCTGGGATCTGGGTTGCAGGCAGTCTGTAGATCAGAAGCAAGGATGGGTGGGCCAGGTGCCGGGACTCTAACCAAATCTTAGGAACAGGCTTTCTGCCTCCTTGCTGTCTGAAATTCCTGAAATACTGCCTTTCATGTCACAATTTAGAGGTAAAAGATGGGTCTGGTGTGTTCCACCATCTGAGACTCCTGGGCACCCTAGGATAACCAACTACCAAACAGGAATAAACTATTCTTTATTGGACAGACTTCAGAAAGAATCACTTGTTATGAGTCCTTGGCTGGGTAAGAGTGAGGACAAGATGATGGGCAAGAAAAGTAAAATGGGGCACGTGGAGTCTGCATGTGATTAGAAAGGTCAAGTAAAAGGGAGATCCTGGGGAGAACTGGGATGAGGGGCGTGGAGAAGGAGGAACAAGGATCTTGATGTGTGGTTAGTCGGTCCTGTTCATCTGTAGCTGTGAGTAACAAGTGGTGCCTCAGTGtaggtgggctctgcactgaggtaCCAAGGTCTAACTATAATGTCAGGTGGTCATACAAAAGGGCACATTTGAATCTCCATGGCACCTCATCAGTAGAGTTAGGTAAAGTGAAACTTTCACATGTTATGAGGCCTCTGTGATGTGGTCAGGACCACAGCCAACCTCTCAAACCTCATTTCCTACTAGTATGGGATTTCCCCACATTTTTTATGGTCTCCTCTTCGCTAAAGTTTCTCACCCTCCACTAGGCCTCTAAAAATTTGTTCTTTGTCTTGATATGCAgccctcttctttattcatctggaAAATCCTTTCAAAACTGAACTTGAGACCACCTCCTGTTGAAGTCTTTCCAGAACTTCTTTCAGCctcaaaaatgtattcaaattctTTTCACTTGTGCATCTATCATCTCCTGAGTTATCTCTGTACTGTTATCATTGACATTCTTGTCTGTTTCCCAAACATGACTGAGAATTACTTGAGGACAGGAACTATAATTTTGCATTCATCAATGAGGGCCTACTTGGGGATTAATACGATATGGTCCTGCTCTTGAGAATTTATAATCTACTGTTaatgatgagtgaatgaatgaagaatgaatgaataaatatataaatgctgGCAGTGCCATCAACACTAACAAAGTGAACACATAAGACCCtcaaataaaggggtgcctgggtggctcagtcagttaagtatatgactcttgattttggctcaggtcatgatctcacagtttgtgagttcaagtcccgtatCACGCTTCTCactacctctttctctgccccgcccttcctcaagctctttctctctctaaataaataaacattaaaaaaaatcttttttcaaagaCCCTcaaataagaaacaagaaatcTCCTCCTATCACTTTATTGTAATCActgaagggaacagaggattttCTTGCCAGTGGTATAACCAAACCACAGCTGTCTTGTGTACAGAAGACTAATACATGAGCAACCAGATTTTAAGAAGCAGCACAGTAAATGGAAAGAACAGTTATTGGCATAGGAGTTGGGAACTTCAATTCTAGTCCTGGAACCTGAGTCTGTGGCCTCAAACAAATCATAGATTACCTCTAAGCTAAAATGTCAGGACTATATGATCTTTATGTTCCCTTCATACTTTAGGAATTTAgggacttatttttatttgtttcatataactttaaagtaaaaatgcagagaaaagagaaagactgcTACAATTAacacaatgagcactgagtaatgtacaaaattgctgaatcactatattgtacacctaacaCTAATATAAAACTGCATTAACTATACTGaacttaaaattacaaaattaaaaaaaaagaaaggggcgcctgggtgtctcagttggctgagcatctgattttggctcaggtcatgatctcacggttcttgagttcaagtcctgcaccgggcttgctgctatcagcatggagcccactttggatcctctgtccccctctctctctgcccctcccctgctcacgcgctctctctctcaaaaataaacacacacacacacccacatataaAGCAAGAAGGCCtgacgttttttatttttgttttttaagtttcttaatgtCTATATTTAATAGGAGTAGGAATTGAAATAGGAATTGTCCCTTGAAATAGGAATTGTCATATAACACAGTTCTGGGCaataatgtgttaaaaaaaaaaaaaagccactgagTGGGGTTTGGGAAAGCCTTCTGAAAAACAGACTTGtccagtttttgtctttttttcttttgccctttgtccttctctttcttcccgaCTAGAACAAGGACATGATGGTTGGAGCTCCATATGGCAATAGAGGCCATAATGGGAGCATGAAATAAGAACTTAAAGATGGGAGAGAATAGCCAGAAGGAGGTTGGGTCCCTGTTGACATCATAAAGCCATGACATCAACTCTGGACTATCTAGGACTCTTTATTACATAAGGAAAGATGAGCCCCTTACCTTGCTTAAGCCACTGTTGTTGGAGTATTTAATTACATACAGCTGAACTCAACTACTAcctgacacacaaaaaataacaatcaTCTCTGGTTTTTGGAACCTCAGAGCAGAATCCTTCAATTTCTCTGCACCATGCCCCAGTACAATTGTTTCTCAGACTGGACTCCACAAATAAATTCTTGGGAAGTCTATAATTctattccaaaatgttttattttgattctataaaaatatgattattttaagcATATCATGAGTCATCTAAATAATCACATTACATCCGAGTATTGCctttgcatctatattcacaTTATTGTCCATAATCACCTAAAGTGACATGATTCAACTTCCAATTTGTTGGGAAACCCATTCATGCTGTTTCCTTTTTAGCAGATATAAATACAAAACTTCTCTTTTGCATTAATTTTCAGATGAAAGGCAATCATGATTTGACGTCATGAAAATGGCATATGTGATGGTGAAGCAATATACCACTTTAAGTGTCACAGggtaatgagaaaataaaaaggagttgaaataaatatatatgttcatagaaagaaaataacatacaTTATGGCACAATATTTGACTAAGGACGTTGTAACAGttcaaacagacaaaaatgtgaCAGATTCCAAACATAAAATTGTATAAGCATTTAGAACTCCAAAGAACTTATTGTATAAGTAAAAGCTACAGTAGTAAAATAAGTACCTTTACTGAAGGTCCCACAAGccggaaaaaaaattataataaaagacaaagtagataaaatttcaaattttgttaAAAGCTTATCCACTTAATTCTATAATAACCAACCTTTAAGAATCAATAGACAGTAATCAGAAGCCACTTTTATTACATTCTGAAATTCACTAGCAATCTTATGAAGAGGCTCTTAAACTTTTCTTGAGTATgataaagtgaaaatatttttccagtatcACTATTAATATATTTCAGCCAGGCAACCAATGTTAACCAATACAGTTATAAGAGAGCATAATTAAATGGGTAATTAAATGGACTGAGTCCAAGCTGCCAAGGAATAACTATCAATATGCTGCaatatattctaaatttaataaaaatagaatcaataaGACAATTAGGGTATTTCCAAGGTgctaaaaataaatcctttcaaGAACCTACTGATTTCCTTCAACAGTCTGATGATAAGCTCTATGCTGAAAAacaatgctttttctacattttcaagaattaaaaataacttcagacaGTATTTTCCCATATTCATATGGGCTATGATTGGATTAGGCACACGGATTAGGAGTTATCACGTGACacttgattaaaaacaaactcaaagagCCCTGACTAGCAGAGTTTAGGTTAAGTATGAGATCTGGTTACCCTAAATTTGCAAACAAAGCTATAAAGTTATTATCAACACTTTATATGTTAACTTAGGGAAGCAAACATTCTATGTATTAGGATTCATACTATTAAAGCCAAATCAGAAACCCATTAAATATAGAGTCAGATATTCTACTATTAAATCCAACACCAATCATTAAGGTTTCAGTAATATGAAACTAATTATTATTACAGCTAATACTTATTGGACATTATTAAtttccaggcactattctaagacTTGACATACCAATATCCTAACTATAGTAATACTCCTAATAAATTAACTaaattattaccctcattttatgAATAAGTAAACTAAGTCACTTGAACAAAGTAGTGGTAGAGCCAAAGTTTGAACCTTAGTCTTTCTCCAGAGCCTATCCTCTTAAAATTAACATACTACACTGCTTCTGATATAAAAGTAGAAAGATATTGTCTCCAATCTGGTTTCCTATCACATTAATGTTAATTTGAGTTTATGTTGGTTTTATAGTTTAACTTTGGTTGAATTTGTGTGATTATTTTGGTTTACAGCTGTCTCAGAACTATAagcataaattttatgtttatacatatttaaataacattatgACAAAAATGACTTAAGGCAGCACTGGGCTAAGGACAGtccatgaaaatgtttttctttcacaaGTTTGAGAAAAActtcttacaggaaaaaaaaaagggggggtatgAAAAGATTATGTCATTCTTAGAAAACCTGACAAAGTACCAATGAATACCAGCCAAATACCAGTGAATGTCTAGTTGGCTTTCACCTCACTTCAGTTCCAACAATCTGCCCACAGCCATTATAGTCTCTCTCTTTATAAGATTCtgaacctggggcgcctgggtggctcagtcagttaagcgtccgacttcggctcaggtcatgatctcaccatccgtgagttcaagccccgcatcaggctctgtgctgacagctcagagcctggagcctgccttggattctgtgtctccctctctctctgactgtcccctgttcatgctccgtctctctctgtctcaaaaataaacattaaaaaaaaatttttttttataagattctGAACCTTTCAAAGGATTTAGTGTGGTGTTGTTGGAATGCCACTAAATGTCAATTGCTGATAGATGATAAAATtgacacaagaaaaaacagaaaatcttggTAGTCATATATCTATAAAAGAAGttgaatgctaaaaaaaaatcctctccaaaaaaaatatttcactgataaattctatcacacattcaaggaagaaataataccaaaatgatgcaaatattttcaaaaaataggaGAAGGGAGCACTACCCAACTTGTCTGAGGAAAACAACATAACCCTAATAACAAAAACCTGAGAAAGGTactacaataaagaaaattacagacaaaCATCcttattttatacaaaaaaaaaaaaagcttacaaaacattaccaaaatgaatctaacaatatataaaatgggtaataatacatcatgaccaagtaagacttatcctaggaatgcaaggttggctGAACATTCAAAACTCCACCAATATAATTCAACATATTAACAgtccacagaagaaaaaaatccacatgatcatctcaaaagatgcaaagcacatgacaaaattaaatattcatttacaaCTAAAAATGCttagggacacgtgggtggctcagccagttgagtgtcttgatttcagctcaggtcatgatcccagggttctggattcaagccccatgttaagctctgcgctgagcatagagcctgcttaagattctctctctcttcctctgcccctctcccccactcacactctctctctcccaaaaaaaacaaaaaaaaccccaccaaaaacaaaacaaaaaaactctgaaACATCTCTTAGTAAGCTAATATTAGTAGGAATTTCCTCAAACTCATAAAGGATAGCTGtaaaaaatctacagctaataTTAAACTTAATGTAAAAGGCTGAATCATCTTCTCCCAAGATCAGTATTCTGAATGCTCACTTTCATCACTTATTCAACATCATACTAGAGGTCAGTGCCACtgaaataatgcaataaaaagaaataaaaggtagaaaaattagaacagaaataaaactgttttacaTGTAGATGATACTGTTTACGTAGAAAATTCCAGAGAACTCATGAAACTGCTAGAACTCATAAATGAATTTATTAGCAAAGTAGTAAGATAGTAAGATAGTAAGATAGATAGCAAAGTAGTAATCCAGAagattaatagttttaaaaatcaattattttctacatactaacaacaaaatattagaaaattaaatttttaaaaattctatttatggCAGTGCCAAAAGtattaaatacctaggaataaatccaacaAAAGATGTCCAAGACTTCTataactaaaaacaacaaaacactgattagagaaattaaatgtgacataaatacagataaataCTATATTTGTGGATtgaaagattcaatattgttagGTTGGTATTATTATCAACTGATATAtctattcaatgcaattccaatcaacaTTCCAGTTGGCTTTTTTAGAAGAAACAGACaaggtgattctaaaatttatataaaaatgcaaaggatctcaaataaccaaagcaaaatctttaaataagaataaagttggaggactcactaTACCTGGTTTTGAGGCTTAGAATAATTtcaagctatagtaatcaagatcATGGGATCCTGACAAAAGAATAGACAcacacatcaatggaacagaatgggtgctcagaaacagacccacacagatttggttaattgattttcaacaaaggcaaaggcaattcaataggagaggaaaaaattttcaaaatacaatgcTAAATCAATTAGacagccattaaaaacaaaaacaaaacaaaaccttcagttaaaccacacataaaaattaactcaaaatgggagCCCCCACGTGGCTaagttgattaagcatcagacttcagctcaggtcatgatcttgcggtttgtgggttcatgccccacgtctggctctgtgctgacggctcagagcctgaagcctgcttcagattctgtgtctccctctctctctgcccctcccccattcacactctggctctctctctctcaaaaataaatctaaaaagttaactcaaaatggaccttAAACCTAATCTGAAACCTACAACtaaaaaaattccagaagaatttttttaGTATCTGTGACCTTGGGGTAGGCACAGGTTTGTTAGGTTGCAAAAAGCAAGAGCCATAAAAAATTTGATAAACTGGACTCCATCAATTGCTAATGGAATATAAATAATCCAGGGATGAAGAAGGTATCCATCAAAATTAAACACACTCAACATTGCTACCTTCTTTCAGGAGATCCCCTATGTAATTTTCATTGCTATCTAAGGAAATGTGGGTATGGTCTAAAAAGCACTGATGATGTCTCAACTAACAGACCAGTGATGAACAAAgctagaaacaaaagaaaaaacaaaacatgggaaGTATAGCTCCTTTAAAAAGCCAGAGACAAGGTTTCTATGTTTTTCTTACTTACTGAGAATGACATATACttcctattttattattccattaaCTACAACTCTTAGAATCTAAAAAGTAGATCATACAATCCTAATTTCCCCATATTTTCATTAAAGGATGCGATTTATTACATATGCTACATATAGAAAATATTCAAACTggaattttaccaaaaaaagtcTGAAGAAAAAAGTTTCAACATTAATGCATAATAATGTACAGAAAGAagatactactttaaaaaaaaatttaacgtttatttatttttgagacagagagagacacagcatgaacgggggaggggcagagagagagggagacacagaatcggaagcagactccaggctcggagccatcagcccagagcccgacacggggctcgaactcgcggaccaggagatcgtgacctgagctgaaaccggacgcttaaccgactgagccacccaggcgccccagaagataCTActtttaaaaccacagtgaaaggACAGGGAAAGGATATTTATTCCTACTGAGGCCTGAAATGTGCTTTCCAAAATGTAAGACccatctattattttaaaaaatgtataagtaAGTTACATAAATTAGCACAAACATTAAAAGTGagcttacaggggcacctgggtggctcagtgcgttgggcatccaactttggctctggtcatgatctcacagtttgtgggttcgagccccacgtcaggcttttcACTGACAGCGCaaagcatgcttcagattctctttctctctctctctgcccctcccctgcttatgctctctctctcaaaaataaagaagcattttttaaaaagtgagcttacaaataaagatttcaggggcgcctgggtggctcagtgggctaagtgtccgaattcggctcagctcatgatcttgtggtttgtgggttcgagccccgcgtcgagctccgtgctgacggctcagagcctggagcctgctttggattctgtgtctccctctctctctacccctgctccAATCGCATTGTCtgtccctatctcaaaaataaacattaaaaaataaaaataaaaataaacaagaaaccaaataaataattcagattatatgatatttgcttttactttaatacagttattaattttcaaatgttataaGTACCATGCAATCCATGATGTAATTTTTGGAAACAGACAAATCTAAAAGATACTTCGCACctagtaaattaaaaaatcagaatataaaaaagttttaattctaTACCATgaatatataacatgtatttcatttatatttcaattcAGTAAACATCTATTAAGTACATATTACATGCTAAATACTGTGTTATAGACTGATTTGTGCCACCCCACCCGCCGTAAAGATATGTTTTAGTCCTAaatcccagtacctcagaatgtgaccataaGATAacttataggggcgcctaggttgcccagttggttaagtatatgactcttgattttggttcaagtcataatttcactgttcatgagttcaagccccgcatcgtgctctgcactgacagcatggagcatgcttgggattctctctccctctctctgtgcccctccccatctctctctctctctcccaaaataaaatattaaaaaaaaataacttataattgcagatgtaattggttAAGTTTTCATGAAGTCATACAGATGTAAACAGGGTCCCTAATCcattatgactggtgtccttataaggagacAGCCACATGAAGACAGGCACAGGGAGAAAGCCATGTGACAGCACAGATTAGAGTTATgcagctgcaagccaaggaacaccaaaggtTGACAGCAAACTactagaagctaggaagaggaaggaaagattaCCCTATAGGTTTCAAAAGGAACATGAttttgccaacaccttgatttaggACTTCTAGACTGAACTATgaaacaatacatttttgttgttttaaagtttatttattttgagaaagcgagagagtgcaagctcagcctgacatgggctcgatctcaccatggcaagatcacgacctgagccaatattgagtcagatgcttaaccaaatgagtcacccagacacccctcatttttgttgttttaagccattcaCTTGTGGTACTTGTTGGGCAGTCCTAGGAAACCTAATACACACTGTGTAAGGCattccaaaaataaagagaaataagacCAGAG
This DNA window, taken from Acinonyx jubatus isolate Ajub_Pintada_27869175 chromosome D4, VMU_Ajub_asm_v1.0, whole genome shotgun sequence, encodes the following:
- the KIAA1958 gene encoding uncharacterized protein KIAA1958 homolog isoform X1 gives rise to the protein MEDCLHTSSENLSKLVSWAHSHGTICSLIPNLKHLLSEGSHGNLTAMWGCSAGHAYHWPLTATCRAGSQERVCFQDNRSFNSDSPSIIGVPSETQTSPVERYPGRPVKAKLDCNRTRDSCDFSYCSEPSELDEAVEEYEDENTLFDMVCESSVTDEDSDFEPQTQRPQTIARKRPGIVPSSLHSSSQAQMVDECSNDVIIKKIKQEIPEDYYIVANAELTGGVDGPALSLTQMAKPKPQSHAGPSCIGSAKLIPHVTSAISTELDPHGASASPSVMSRPIVQKTARVSLASPNRGPPSAHGTNQQVAMQMPVSTSHPNKQISIPLSALQLPGQDDQIASEEFLPHLPSQVSSCEVALSPSVNTEPEVSSSQQQPPVAPTITTEATAQCIPDQDERAAELSREQNEKTIRSTQTALRNFREFLISKYPSETREIYVIPCKELDAYLASFFVDARQKDGSEYEPNSLANYQCGLERYLKEHRYGYSITRDKEFKRSQEALKQKQIELRCKGKGNKPHKSMKLTFADELILRKRGLLSRYNPEGLLNLVWLNNTKAFGHCTGFHGSTLKWGDIRLRVTETGLEYLEWMGQDTGDLNAKTKRGGTDSRVYATQHAPQTCPVQDYKEYAQRRPPAMRYEDAPFYLSIKPVVNLAALHWYNCQALGKNKLAKMVKTMCEKGNIPGRKTNFSVYQSCSTLSEAQSNQLVLICNNLSQQAAQSVAGHSNSGNFIVSASYDSSSDTA
- the KIAA1958 gene encoding uncharacterized protein KIAA1958 homolog isoform X3 is translated as MEDCLHTSSENLSKLVSWAHSHGTICSLIPNLKHLLSEGSHGNLTAMWGCSAGHAYHWPLTATCRAGSQERVCFQDNRSFNSDSPSIIGVPSETQTSPVERYPGRPVKAKLDCNRTRDSCDFSYCSEPSELDEAVEEYEDENTLFDMVCESSVTDEDSDFEPQTQRPQTIARKRPGIVPSSLHSSSQAQMVDECSNDVIIKKIKQEIPEDYYIVANAELTGGVDGPALSLTQMAKPKPQSHAGPSCIGSAKLIPHVTSAISTELDPHGASASPSVMSRPIVQKTARVSLASPNRGPPSAHGTNQQVAMQMPVSTSHPNKQISIPLSALQLPGQDDQIASEEFLPHLPSQVSSCEVALSPSVNTEPEVSSSQQQPPVAPTITTEATAQCIPDQDERAAELSREQNEKTIRSTQTALRNFPYSTKLNKFPVFNINDDLNDLCTSAVSPNTTKATRYALNVWRYWCMTNGLKDHTDITKIPAAKLNELLENFYVTVKKSDGSDFLATSLHAIRRGLDRILKNAGVGFSITSSTFSSSTKKLKEKLWVLSKAGMSGARSRNIVYFSLSDEEEMWQAGCLGDDSPITLLSTVVKYNSQYLNMRTLQEHADLMYGDIELLKDPQNQPYFARTDSVKRESRSGSTRVCHGKIYHEHSRGHKQCPYCLLYKYMYIHRPPTQMEAKSPFYLTARKEATDMGSVWYEEQRMGLRSLRGIVPNLAKKVKLENCENFTFVSFTQVSRRLGSHSCCQ
- the KIAA1958 gene encoding uncharacterized protein KIAA1958 homolog isoform X2 encodes the protein MEDCLHTSSENLSKLVSWAHSHGTICSLIPNLKHLLSEGSHGNLTAMWGCSAGHAYHWPLTATCRAGSQERVCFQDNRSFNSDSPSIIGVPSETQTSPVERYPGRPVKAKLDCNRTRDSCDFSYCSEPSELDEAVEEYEDENTLFDMVCESSVTDEDSDFEPQTQRPQTIARKRPGIVPSSLHSSSQAQMVDECSNDVIIKKIKQEIPEDYYIVANAELTGGVDGPALSLTQMAKPKPQSHAGPSCIGSAKLIPHVTSAISTELDPHGASASPSVMSRPIVQKTARVSLASPNRGPPSAHGTNQQVAMQMPVSTSHPNKQISIPLSALQLPGQDDQIASEEFLPHLPSQVSSCEVALSPSVNTEPEVSSSQQQPPVAPTITTEATAQCIPAYSTKLNKFPVFNINDDLNDLCTSAVSPNTTKATRYALNVWRYWCMTNGLKDHTDITKIPAAKLNELLENFYVTVKKSDGSDFLATSLHAIRRGLDRILKNAGVGFSITSSTFSSSTKKLKEKLWVLSKAGMSGARSRNIVYFSLSDEEEMWQAGCLGDDSPITLLSTVVKYNSQYLNMRTLQEHADLMYGDIELLKDPQNQPYFARTDSVKRESRSGSTRVCHGKIYHEHSRGHKQCPYCLLYKYMYIHRPPTQMEAKSPFYLTARKEATDMGSVWYEEQRMGLRSLRGIVPNLAKKVKLENCENFTFVSFTQVSRRLGSHSCCQ